One window of the Thermoplasmatales archaeon genome contains the following:
- a CDS encoding class I SAM-dependent methyltransferase, translating into MKIEEIEEEIKKAEKLIRQGYSRKLVISRLKEIYFPGEKIFEMAKCRIISSKKFPSHNIFFDEYGLKYSTPPLIAQYRAKRVKGNSIADVSCGVGVQLIFFAKNARVIGIEKDSYRAKMAILNMEINGIKNYEIIEGDCLDKKIVERIDADAIFSDPSRKENEKKRKLNSLEPNPLKVYEIYKKRTDKIAFELPPQISRNEILIEGEKEYTSLNFTLNRLALYTNELASCNISAVSLPSEERITDMDEKIEVFFSDKIGEFIYEIDVTVVKAGLVSNLFGKIGFDGNLIKIGKRRSLATSSIPYNSSFLRRYKVMEICSFNLSEINKILKNINARKAILRIDIEPENYWNVRKKIESGLKGEKTYQIFKFEDKALIVEEG; encoded by the coding sequence ATGAAAATAGAAGAAATAGAAGAAGAAATTAAAAAAGCGGAAAAGCTGATAAGGCAAGGATATAGCAGAAAACTGGTGATCAGCAGGCTTAAAGAAATATATTTTCCTGGGGAGAAAATTTTTGAAATGGCAAAATGCAGAATAATCTCTTCAAAGAAATTTCCATCCCATAATATATTTTTTGATGAATACGGGTTAAAATATTCCACTCCCCCACTTATTGCTCAATATAGGGCAAAAAGAGTTAAAGGTAATTCAATAGCGGATGTTAGCTGTGGAGTGGGGGTACAGTTAATTTTTTTTGCAAAAAATGCAAGAGTTATAGGAATTGAGAAAGATAGCTACAGGGCGAAGATGGCAATATTAAACATGGAAATAAATGGAATAAAAAATTATGAAATTATTGAAGGAGATTGCCTCGATAAAAAAATTGTGGAAAGAATAGATGCCGATGCAATTTTTTCTGACCCCTCAAGAAAAGAAAATGAAAAGAAAAGGAAATTGAATAGTTTAGAACCAAATCCATTGAAAGTTTATGAAATTTATAAAAAGAGGACTGATAAAATAGCTTTTGAACTGCCTCCTCAGATTTCAAGAAATGAAATCTTAATAGAAGGAGAAAAGGAATATACTTCTCTTAATTTCACTTTAAACAGGCTTGCTCTTTACACCAATGAACTTGCTTCCTGCAATATTTCCGCTGTATCCCTGCCTTCCGAGGAAAGAATAACTGATATGGATGAAAAAATTGAGGTATTTTTTTCTGATAAAATTGGAGAATTTATTTATGAAATTGATGTAACTGTTGTAAAGGCTGGATTGGTGAGCAATTTATTTGGAAAAATAGGTTTTGATGGAAATTTAATTAAAATTGGAAAGAGGAGAAGTCTTGCTACTTCAAGCATTCCTTACAATTCTTCTTTTTTAAGAAGGTATAAAGTTATGGAGATATGCTCATTCAACCTTTCGGAAATAAACAAAATTTTGAAAAATATAAATGCAAGGAAGGCAATTTTAAGAATTGATATAGAGCCAGAAAATTACTGGAATGTTAGGAAAAAAATTGAAAGCGGGCTAAAAGGAGAAAAAACATATCAAATATTTAAATTCGAAGATAAGGCATTGATTGTGGAAGAGGGCTAA
- a CDS encoding metal-dependent transcriptional regulator yields MKNKRYEEYIETVYGLVKKKGTARTNDIAKNMKVRPSTATEMLQKMEEKGYIKYTKYRGAILTEKGRRIGRKLEGKHYALRNFFVSIGVDEKLADEDACKIEHVVSNETLNKLTKFLDFIQKSELMIEFETHENRRNRRRN; encoded by the coding sequence ATGAAGAATAAAAGATACGAGGAATACATTGAAACCGTATACGGGCTTGTAAAAAAGAAGGGAACCGCAAGAACAAATGATATTGCAAAAAATATGAAGGTAAGGCCATCTACCGCTACAGAAATGCTTCAAAAAATGGAGGAGAAAGGGTATATTAAGTATACAAAATATAGAGGAGCAATTTTAACAGAAAAAGGGCGCAGGATTGGAAGAAAATTGGAGGGAAAGCATTATGCCTTGAGAAATTTTTTTGTATCAATAGGTGTGGATGAAAAACTTGCTGATGAAGATGCCTGCAAAATAGAGCATGTTGTCTCAAATGAAACTTTAAATAAGCTAACAAAATTTCTCGATTTCATTCAAAAAAGCGAGTTGATGATAGAATTTGAAACTCATGAAAATAGAAGAAATAGAAGAAGAAATTAA